Within the Nitrospirota bacterium genome, the region GGAATATTGGTCAGGGGAAAACTGATATTTCTGTGATATTCCAGAGGGTGGTTCATAAAAAGGGCGCCTCCCGTGCCTCTCAAATCAGGCGGCGCAGAGACCTCCCACCTGATATTGGAACTGCGTGAAAAATTCAATTTGCGTTTAAGCCTGTCTAAAACCAAAAAATCATAAACTGCTTTTTGGGAGCCTCTTGCTAATCCCTGAATAGTCTCTTTCAAAAACCTGCTGTCCGCCCCAGGGAAATAAGTTATGTCAGGCCATGGTTCACCAAGCTCATACAGGCGCAGTCCACTGGTCTGTTTTATTTTCTTTGCCCCGATGTCATTTATTTCACGGTCTGTAAAAAGATATTTTACCCCAAGCGCCCTGAAGAGGCTTTTTGCAGAAATAACCATACTTGAATCTTTTTCAGATATCACTTTTTCAGAGCATATCCAGTTTACCTCCATGAGATTTACGCCTTTTTTATTCAGTTCTTCAATATCATTAAGCGGCGCCCAGAAGCACCTCATCTCGGTAAAAATGCCTGTATCCGTAGGGCCGTCAAATGTGCTGAAACCCGCTAATGTAGCCTCATTGCGATACCACTGGTGTCCGGCAGAGCCGCAGTCTTCCAGGGTCAGCGCCTTATCCCTGTTTTTTATTTCAATGCCGGAAAAAATCGGATGTCTTAAAACATCATATTTAGAAAGAAGGTCCGGCCTCTGAAACTGGTAAATTAAGAGGTAGCCGATTCCAATAAGAAGCACCAGCAGGAGCTGTGCCCTGGAAGTGTTCTTTGAAGAACTGCTGTAAACATTGAGGCGCCAGAAAGAAAAAAAAAAGATTGATATCAGTAATCCAAGTCCGGTAGTAAAAAACCGCTCCTCATGATTATGGATTAGCCCTGCGAATTCAGGCAGTTTGCCGGGCAATGCCCTCACTAACTCAGGTGAAAGCATCTGCAAAACAGAAACTGACCAGTAGACAGCATTTGCCAGGAGTACAACAGCAAGGACCAGCAATATAATTTTCATAAAATTCTTACCTGCTTTCTCCTTGTTGTTTTTAAAATATTCCGACAGCCATGCGATAAGAATAAAGCCAAACAGATTGGCAAAAAAAAGCATACGGAATAATGCATTATTAGAATATTTCATTCCCGGCATTACGCTGCGGAATATCGCCTGAAGACCCTCAAAACTCGTAATCAAAAAGGCGGCTACCCAGAAATATATCATCGCAATTATCCCTACAGGGAAATTTTTCAATAAAGACAGATACAGCAGGATAGGGAGTATAAACAAAAAAGGGACATAAGCGTTATTGCCCAATCCAAAAACACTCAGCGAACTTATCACGGCATTCAAGTTGTTCCACGGCGCATAGCTTGAATAACTTGGGGCTACAGGCTCCCTGACAAGATAGCTCTCCAGAAGTATGGGCCCGAGGAAAAAAGAGCAAAAAAGAACTGCGGAGGAATAGCATGCAACGCCTCTTGCGATACGGCTGACCCTCTCCTTCCTTGGTATCGTGGAGTGCAAAACAAAGGCAACAGAAATCACAACAAGGAATAAAGATATAAAAAGAAGTACTGAAAGAAAATTAGTGATAATTGAAAGGCTTAAAAAAATAAAAAGCAGGGACAAATAAAATGGGTTTCTGTGCTGCAGATATAAATAATATGCCAGAGTTATATATAACCCTGAATATAGGATTCCCGGTTGATGCGTATGAGCGTAAAAATGAAGTGACAGCGGAGTAAATAACCCGAATATCATAACCATAAACGTCCAGACAGGTGAAATTTGCAAAGTTCTGCACCAGAACAAAAACCCCAGCATCCCGTAATTCAGCAATAGAAATATCTGCACCCCCTTTGCAATATGGTCATCTGAAATGACAAGCCAGGGCAAATGGAAGGGAGAGAGGTAGCTGTATATCATTGAATCTTCCTGTGATACCCCTCCAAAAGTCCTTTCGTTCCAGAATGGCAAATCACCTTTAAGAATGCTCTCTCTGTAAAACCTGAGAAATATGCGCTCCTGGTCAAAGAAGTCTCTCTGACCATACTGGTTGCGGAGCGTCATAGCCTCATGCACCTGCCCCGAAGATGCAAATGTGCCTGTGTACAAAACCTCTTTTGGGGCATAGGCGTACCTGCCTGAAAGATACGGCAATGCTGTCAGGATAATTATGATTTCAATCAATATGACAATTTTTACGAGTTCGCTGTTTTTATTGAACATTCTTAAGCTCACTGCAGATAAATTCTGGAAACCCTATTTGCCGGCTTTAGCTCTGAGCCGCTCGTGTGCAATCCTCTGCTGAACACCGGCATTTATCGCCTTCAGTTCCGGATTTTCTGAAACCAGCTTTATGGCTTCAAGGGATGAAAACGCAGGATTACGATGATAAAGCATATTGTATATTCGGGACATCAACTCATAGTCTTCAGGCGTATCAACTGTAAAGCGCAGTTCAGGATGTCTCCATTCAATGTATTTCCCTTCCGCCTGAAAATCACCGAGTTTATATTTGCCGTCTGTACGGTTATATATTCCGTAGGTTCCGTGCTCCCGGATTTTAATGTCTTTTATTTCCTCAGAAACATCAAGAATTATTCCCGCCCTGATGACCTGGACCGAGATGCCCGCAGGGAATGTACGTTCAGCCATCCACTTATCCGAATGGTGCATATGCGTGCTGGCTGCATAATCATACCCCTTGCTGAAGAAAAAACTGACCATGTCGTCAATAAGCACGGGGTCTATCAGCGGATTATCGCCGGTAAGGCTGACGACTACATCAGGGGTATATTTTTTTATTGCGCCTGCAAGCCTGTCCAGCACATCTTCCTCGCTTCCCCTGTAATAGTCTGTGCCGAGTTCTTCTGCAAGATGAACAAGGACGTCATCCCTTTTCTCCGTAGTAGTAGCCAAGACCACCCGGTCAATACTTCCGGCTCCGGCAGCCCTCTCAAAAACACGCTGAAGCATAGGGGCGCCTGCAAGCGGTTTTAATACTTTTCCGGGAAGGCGCGTAGAGCCCATCCGGGCTTCAATGGTTGCTATTATTTTTTTTTGGACTGCCATCGGCATCAGGAATTGTTCTCAATGCCTTCCTGACATTGCATATTGGTGAGGTTATTTCTGCTTTTTTATCACTGCTAAACGAACTACATCGGTAAAAAGACCGTTTCTCAGAAAATGATCCCTGAATATCCCTTCCTCAACAAAGCCTGCTTTCTTATATGCCCTGATTGCGGCCTCATTATGGGCATTAACACCGAGACCTATCCTGTGAAGGTTCAGCTTATTAAATGCATGTGCCGCCAATAAATTTATCGCCTCGGTTCCATAGCCCTTTAATTGAGCATCTTTTTCACCTATCAAAATTGCCAGCTCGGCGCGCCTGTGAATCCAGTTTATCTCATGCAGACCGATATTCCCTATATGACGGTCGGTTGATTTTTCATGTATACAGAAAACCACGTCGTTTTTGTGTCCGCTGACGCGTTTATAAAAAACCCTCATCTTCTCCTTTGTATTCGGCCACATGGCGTGACTTGTATAGAGGTCATTGTCATGGTCGTTGAGCCACTGGAAGTATCTGTCATTATTCAGGTCAGACTCTTCAATCCCCCGGAGATAGACCTTATTGCCGATTAAAAAAGGATCCTTCATAATTTTTTATACAGTCTCAATCCCTGTTCCGCCTTCAGCTACTTTTACGGGCGGCACTAATTCCAGGTCATCAAGATAGTCAAGAAAATTTATAAGAAGCAGGTCATTATATCTTTTTGCTACAACCTGAAGGCCAAACGGGAGTCCTTTCGGTCCTGTAAATACCGGCACATTTACAGCCGGGACATGGCATAAGGTCCAGATAGGACAATAATCTTTATCCCTCGCCTCTTCTACAGGCGCCTCTCCAAATGAGGACAGGCTTAGCAAAATGTCGTACTCTTCAAATACGCTGTCAAGCCTGTGAATCAGTGTCCTCTGCTCTTTCAATGCACTTGAATAATTATCAGGCGGATATGAAAACCCGAGTTTAATATGATGCTTTA harbors:
- a CDS encoding glycosyltransferase family protein, with protein sequence MAVQKKIIATIEARMGSTRLPGKVLKPLAGAPMLQRVFERAAGAGSIDRVVLATTTEKRDDVLVHLAEELGTDYYRGSEEDVLDRLAGAIKKYTPDVVVSLTGDNPLIDPVLIDDMVSFFFSKGYDYAASTHMHHSDKWMAERTFPAGISVQVIRAGIILDVSEEIKDIKIREHGTYGIYNRTDGKYKLGDFQAEGKYIEWRHPELRFTVDTPEDYELMSRIYNMLYHRNPAFSSLEAIKLVSENPELKAINAGVQQRIAHERLRAKAGK
- a CDS encoding GNAT family N-acetyltransferase, producing MKDPFLIGNKVYLRGIEESDLNNDRYFQWLNDHDNDLYTSHAMWPNTKEKMRVFYKRVSGHKNDVVFCIHEKSTDRHIGNIGLHEINWIHRRAELAILIGEKDAQLKGYGTEAINLLAAHAFNKLNLHRIGLGVNAHNEAAIRAYKKAGFVEEGIFRDHFLRNGLFTDVVRLAVIKKQK